One Acanthopagrus latus isolate v.2019 chromosome 12, fAcaLat1.1, whole genome shotgun sequence genomic region harbors:
- the rxfp3 gene encoding relaxin-3 receptor 1 has product MSGEYIDTNYEGSAGIVFAAAFNFSSFFNTSNSSGGDFSHLSDSGKADSVGDGAAVVRIMVSVIYSLVCALGLVGNLLVLYLMKSKQVWKKSSINLFVTSLAVTDFQFVLTLPFWAVENALDFTWLFGKAMCKIVSYVTAMNMYASVFFLTAMSVARYWSLASVLKGRRRRAHCCSARCITVFIWCVAVSAALPHAVFSTTVSVSNEDLCLVKFPESNGSAQLWLGLYHSQKVLLGFVLPLGIITACYLLLLRFITSKNINTSSAKRRAKVTKSVTIVVLSFFLCWLPNQALTVWGILIKLNVVNFSYEYYTTQEYVFPVSVCLAHSNSCLNPILYCLMRREFRKALKKLFWRMTSPTIRPFTATTKQEMNEQGPVLAPVSAPEEPAVLFYPPGAVMYDRHDLPQNSA; this is encoded by the coding sequence atgtctgGAGAATATATCGACACAAACTACGAGGGCTCGGCAGGGATAGTCTTTGCTGCAGCCTTCAACTTCAGCTCGTTTTTCAACACCTCCAACAGCTCCGGGGGCGACTTCTCCCACCTGTCGGACTCGGGTAAAGCGGATTCCGTGGGAGATGGAGCCGCTGTTGTGAGGATTATGGTCTCTGTCATCTACTCGCTGGTTTGCGCGCTGGGTCTGGTCGGGAACTTGCTGGTCCTGTACCTCATGAAGTCCAAACAAGTGTGGAAAAAATCCTCTATCAATCTTTTCGTGACCAGTCTGGCGGTGACGGACTTCCAGTTCGTGCTGACTCTGCCCTTCTGGGCGGTGGAGAACGCGCTGGACTTCACGTGGCTGTTCGGCAAAGCGATGTGCAAGATCGTCTCCTACGTGACAGCCATGAACATGTACGCCAGCGTCTTCTTCCTCACTGCCATGAGCGTGGCGAGGTACTGGTCGCTCGCCTCGGTGCTGAAGGGCAGAAGGCGGCGGGCGCACTGCTGCTCGGCGCGCTGCATCACCGTCTTCATCTGGTGCGTCGCCGTCTCCGCCGCGCTGCCGCACGCGGTCTTCTCCACCACCGTGTCCGTCTCCAACGAGGACTTGTGTCTCGTCAAATTCCCCGAAAGCAACGGGAGCGCGCAGCTCTGGCTCGGGCTCTACCACTCCCAGAAGGTGCTGCTGGGCTTCGTGCTGCCGCTGGGCATCATCACAGCctgctacctgctgctgctgcgcttcATCACctccaaaaacatcaacacGTCGAGCGCAAAGCGGCGCGCCAAAGTCACCAAGTCCGTCACCATCGTGGTGCtgtccttcttcctctgctggcTGCCCAACCAGGCGCTCACCGTCTGGGGCATCCTCATCAAACTCAACGTGGTGAACTTCAGCTACGAGTACTACACCACGCAGGAGTACGTGTTCCCCGTGTCCGTGTGCCTGGCGCACTCCAACAGCTGCCTGAACCCCATCCTGTACTGCCTGATGAGGCGGGAGTTCAGGAAGGCGCTGAAGAAGCTCTTCTGGCGGATGACCTCGCCGACCATCCGGCCGTTCACAGCCACCACAAAGCAGGAGATGAACGAGCAGGGTCCCGTCCTGGCGCCCGTCAGCGCGCCCGAGGAGCCCGCCGTGCTGTTCTACCCGCCGGGGGCTGTGATGTACGACCGGCACGACCTGCCGCAAAACAGCGCTTAG